A window of Rhododendron vialii isolate Sample 1 chromosome 13a, ASM3025357v1 contains these coding sequences:
- the LOC131313359 gene encoding lectin-like, whose product MGTGWSQDETPQVREESLPQITEQGSPRKPLISLSTERDSLRVSDATPPEAKLPHNYEAIVKHADSPFDSSSSTEKLYNQLQAGVFLNQEKKKYWVDRKSSSNCFMLFARDLSITWAEDNRYWHWSYLKETSDVFVDVAELLKVCWLEIQGKFEMVNLSPGIVYEVVFLVMLKDPAFGWEVPMNVTLILPNGTTQQHEENLMEKPRGRWIEIPAGEFRTSSEKIGDIQFSLYECKAGIWKRGLVIKGVAIRPKA is encoded by the exons ATGGGAACAGGGTGGTCGCAAGATGAAACTCCACAGGTTCGGGAAGAGTCTCTTCCACAAATTACAGAACAAGGTAGCCCGAGGAAACCATTAATTTCACTCAGCACTGAGAGAGATTCTTTAAGGGTTAGTGATGCAACACCACCAGAAGCAAAGCTGCCCCACAACTACGAAGCCATTGTCAAACATGCAGACTCACCATttgactcctcctcctccactgaAAAGCTGTATAACCAGCTCCAGGCTGGAGTATTCTTAAACCAAGAAAAGAAG AAGTATTGGGTTGATCGGAAGTCCAGCAGCAACTGCTTCATGTTATTTGCAAGGGATCTCTCAATCACTTGGGCTGAAGACAACCGCTATTGGCACTGGTCCTATCTCAAAGAAACAAG TGATGTGTTTGTTGATGTTGCTGAACTGCTAAAAGTTTGCTGGCTGGAAATTCAAGGAAAATTTGAGATGGTAAACCTCTCACCAGGAATCGTTTATGAGGTGGTGTTTTTGGTCATGCTGAAAGATCCCGCTTTTGGGTGGGAAGTTCCAATGAATGTTACGCTCATTCTCCCTAATGGAACAACTCAACAGCATGAAGAAAATTTGATGGAAAAGCCAAGGGGACGATGGATAGAAATTCCAGCAGGGGAGTTTCGGACATCTTCTGAAAAAATTGGAGACATTCAATTCTCCCTCTATGAATGCAAAGCTGGGATTTGGAAGAGAGGTCTGGTCATCAAAGGTGTTGCCATTCGGCCAAAAGCCTGA
- the LOC131313942 gene encoding uncharacterized protein LOC131313942, protein MLAWARSVGLKYGIVVVILNSAKLKGGKLPKCILGCERGGKYEPPRYLVEGQSLQRNTGTRKCDCPFQLRGIPQHPYGIRWGLEVISGVHNHEIAKHIEGHEYPSRLKPIEKQFVVDMANSTAPREILNILKQKDPSNTTGIKSIYNTIFSNKAAKLDGLTPIQYVIRQLLKEHYLHQFLTNPDTNEITDIIWVHPMSLELSVNFPSVLIIDATYKTNEYRKPLLEVVGITSTWRTYSLMFAYLSNEREETLTWALDNLKNWMLQKGASMPLVFVSDRDLALMNAIETCFPTARHILCIWHINQCVMKNCSRVLGSEWKRFVKSWHSLINSSTPSSFEHKWQAMCDDFRQFPYVITYLWQTWLRSYKERFVSAWTDTCMHLGSNSSQRAESAHARLKLYLGDTMSSLQTSFDKIHKMLKNQFGEIKKSFEKSLNIPRHKQLRDDIFDQVRCRISLEAMEFIHDQLETALEVSPHIVGYCNCTIKITHGLPCMHDLAYYRSISTPIPLWSIHAHWTRLSMHATEFNEEGARSDRTSQVVEILDGMDPPMREHIIDRIIDMADPSRSTIRPPSYNTEHRGRPTGRDEQSTRRIPSFSEASTSGSRTATSRVRGRGRRGRGSGVRNTQFIVPSIIDPYIQRLPQAYQRYISHTVDVLGDGHCGFRAIAALIGYSENDWSRVREELIEEIQQNYYLYTEIYPVNDWAKHLLILLNWFEPTAPKDHWMEAMTLGVVIATRYNLVLHTFDEDVYGCFTHLPLRSPPVSVEYRREIAIARVNNDHFVQIFLEPNYPVPPIPIWWEEHSSDEAKGWAASYETRLLLWYEVMGISMPGAAFGGDID, encoded by the exons ATGTTAGCTTGGGCACGGAGCGTTGGTCTAAAATATGGTATTGTGGTGGTTATTTTAAATTCTGCTAAGTTAAAAGGCGGCAAATTGCCGAAGTGCATTCTTGGTTGCgaaagaggaggaaagtacGAACCGCCACGGTATTTGGTTGAAGGGCAATCCTTGCAAAGAAATACTGGGACTAGAAAATGCGATTGCCCATTTCAACTGCGAggtataccacaacatccatacggtatcaggTGGGGTTTAGAGGTTATTAGTGGTGtccataaccatgaaatagcaaaacatattgagggccacgagtacccgtcaaggctaaaaccaatagagaaacaatttgtggtcgACATGGCCAACAGTACTGCGCCTCGTGAGATTcttaatattttgaagcaaaaagacCCGTCAAACACTACGGGAATCAAGAGCATTTATAACaccattttttcaaacaaagcaGCCAAACTGGACGGTTTAACTCCTATTCAGTATGTCATACGTCAATTACTTAAGGAACATTACCTCCATCAATTTCTTACAAATCCGGATACTaacgaaatcacagatattaTTTGGGTTCATCCTATGAGTCTAGAGCTATCTGTCAACTTTCCGTCTGTACTGATCATTGACGCCACGTACAAGACCAATGAGTATCGAAAACCACTATTGGAggttgtgggtatcacatccacatggCGAACTTACTCGCTTATGTTCGCTTATCTtagtaatgagagagaagagacattGACATGGGCATTGGATAACTTAAAAAACTGGATGCTTCAAAAGGGGGCGTCGATGCCATTGGTGTTTGTTTCAGATCGGGATTTAGCGCTTATGAACGCCATTGAAACATGTTTCCCTACGGCACGTCACATCTtgtgtatttggcacataaatcaGTGCGTCATGAAGAACTGCAGCCGTGTGCTTGGTTCGGAATGGAAGCGCTTCGTCAAGTCATGGCACTCGCTTATCAATTCATCTACACCTTCGTCTTTCGAACATAAGTGGCAAGCCATGTGCGACGATTTTCGCCAGTTTCCGTATGTCATAACTTACCTGTGGCAAACATGGTTAAGGTCGTACAAAGAGCGGTTTGTTTCAGCATGGACAGATACATGTATGCACCTCGgaagcaattcaagtcaaag GGCAGAGTCTGCACATGCGAGGCTAAAGCTATATTTAGGGGATACCATGTCATCACTacaaacatcttttgataaaatacataagatgttgaaaaatcagttcggGGAAATTAAGAAGTCGTTCGAGAAATCATTGAACATTCCACGCCACAAACAATTACGTGACGACATTTTTGATCAGGTAAGGTGTCGTatttcattagaggcaatggagTTCATACATGATCAGCTAGAAACCGCTTTAGAAGTATCCCCCCACATTGTTGGCTATTGCAACTGTACGATCAAAATCacacacggattgccatgcatgcacgatCTTGCATATTATCGTTCCATTTCCACTCCAATTCCGCTATGGAGTATCCACGCTCATTGGACTAGGTTGTCTATGCACGCAACCGAGTTTAATGAGGAGGGAGCACGATCTGACAGGACATCTCAGGTCGTTGAGATATTAGATGGGATGGATCCACCTATGCGAGAGCATATCATAGATAGGATTATCGATATGGCAGATCCATCTCGTAGCACAATTCGACCTCCATCGTACAACACAGAACATAGAGGTCGACCTACAGGTAGAGATGAGCAAAGTACACGTCGCATACCTTCTTTCTCAGAAGCATCCACTTCAGGATCAAGGACTGCAACATcgcgagtgagagggagagggagacgtgGGAGGGGTTCGGGGGTTCGCAACACTCAATTTATAGTTCCATCCATCATTGATCCCTACATTCAACGATTACCTCAGGCTTATCAGCGTTATATTTCCCACACTGTTGACGTGCTTGGTGATGGTCATTGTGGATTCAGGGCGATAGCTGCACTAATCGGGTATAGTGAAAATGATTGGAGTCGAGTACGAGAGGAGCTTATTGAAGAGAttcaacaaaattattatctatACACCGAGATTTATCCAGTAAATGATTGGGCAAAGCATCTACTAATTTTACTAAATTGGTTCGAGCCTACGGCACCAAAGGATCACTGGATGGAGGCTATGACTTTGGGAGTTGTCATCGCAACAAGGTACAACCTAgtactgcatacatttgatgaggatgtttacggttgttttactcatttgCCATTGAGGTCCCCTCCAGTTTCAGTCGAATACCGCCGGGAAATTGCTATTGCCCGTGTTAACAACGATCACTTCGTGCAAATTTTCTTAGAACCtaattaccctgtaccacccatcccAATATGGTGGGAGGAGCATTCATCGGATGAAGCTAAAGGATGGGCTGCCAGTTATGAAACACGTTTGCtattgtggtacgaagtaatgggTATAAGCATGCCGGGAGCAgcatttggaggagatattgattaa